From Rhinatrema bivittatum chromosome 5, aRhiBiv1.1, whole genome shotgun sequence, the proteins below share one genomic window:
- the LOC115091756 gene encoding olfactory receptor 51E1-like, which translates to MTLVNTTNVSISTFILTGIPGLEDFHIWIAFPLCSMYVIALLGNCTIIFAIKTEYSLHEPMYIFLCMLSFIDLLLSSCTMPRMLALLWLNWTEISFDACLAQMFFIHFLSALESGILVAMAVDRYIAICHPLRYTSILTHSMIAKIGLVILGRGIAVMIPIPLLIKRLPFCRSNLLTHSFCLHQDAMNLACANIRVNNIYGLFIILSVMGIDSLFIAISYILIIKSVISLVSEEAGIKAFGTCTAHICAVLIFYIPLIGLSVVHRSGNNTLSQIPIFMANVYLLVPPVLNPIVYGAKTKQIRSKIIKMLQQKRISRSKHCMHR; encoded by the coding sequence ATGACCTTGGTCAATACAACTAACGTCAGCATTTCAACATTTATCTTGACTGGGATTCCTGGGCTGGAAGATTTCCACATCTGGATCGCTTTCCCCCTGTGCTCCATGTATGTCATTGCACTTTTAGGAAACTGCACCATTATATTTGCTATAAAGACAGAATACAGCCTTCATGAGCCCATGTACATCTTCCTTTGTATGCTTTCCTTCATTGATCTACTTCTATCTTCATGCACCATGCCAAGAATGCTGGCTCTTCTTTGGCTCAACTGGACAGAAATTTCTTTTGATGCCTGCCTGGCCCAAATGTTCTTCATTCATTTCCTTTCAGCCTTAGAATCTGGTATTCTGGTGGCTATGGCCGTTGATCGCTACATTGCCATATGTCACCCTCTGAGGTACACCTCCATCTTAACCCACTCGATGATTGCAAAAATTGGATTGGTCATTTTAGGCAGAGGTATAGCCGTAATGATCCCCATACCTCTTCTTATCAAGCGTCTTCCATTCTGTAGAAGCAATCTTCTGACTCATTCATTCTGCTTGCATCAAGATGCCATGAACCTGGCATGTGCGAACATCCGAGTCAACAACATCTATGGTTTGTTCATTATTCTGTCTGTCATGGGGATTGACTCATTGTTCATTGCAATATCTTACATTTTGATCATCAAGAGTGTGATCAGCCTGGTATCAGAGGAAGCAGGTATCAAAGCCTTTGGTACCTGCACAGCCCATATCTGTGCTGTCTTAATATTCTACATCCCCCTGATTGGCCTGTCTGTGGTACATCGGTCTGGCAACAATACCCTCTCACAAATCCCCATCTTCATGGCCAATGTCTACCTTCTTGTTCCCCCTGTGCTAAACCCCATTGTGTATGGTGCAAAAACCAAGCAGATCCGGAGCAAGATCATCAAAATGTTGCAACAGAAAAGAATATCAAGATCTAAGCACTGCATGCACAGATAA